The Entelurus aequoreus isolate RoL-2023_Sb linkage group LG08, RoL_Eaeq_v1.1, whole genome shotgun sequence genome segment GGCCCCTCTTCAATGGCGGACTTTGGCGCCGATCCTGCCAGGGACGGCCTCCAGCTCTCCAGCAGCCTCTCGTTCATCGAGGACCAACTGGGGACCGGGAGCTCGCCGGGAGGCGGCGTGGATCTCGGCGGCGAAGACCAGCCCTTCGACATCCTGCAGAAGTCCCTCCTGGAGGCCGACATCACGGAGCAAACGCTGGCACAGGAGGCCCTGCTCGACTCCCAGCCCGCCCCCACCCTCGTGCAGGCCCCCGTGTCCTTTCCGTCCCAGCTGGCCTCTGGGGGTTACGGAGGCGGCGGGGTCACCACGGCAACGGCGTTGCCGACCGGACAGCTCCTGCGAGGCGTACCCCCGCTGTCCAACGGCTCCGCCCAGCATATCCAGGTGTTGGGGTCGTTCGGCGCGGGAGGCGGAGTCATGACTTTGAGTGGTTTGGAAAGAACTCCGCAGATTGTGCTGAGGCCGGCGGGGGCTGTAGCTCCGGCGGCGTCTACTCCAGGAGGACAGGTGTTTGCCCCCACCCAAGGGCAGCTAGGCCAAGTGGGTTTGCCTTTTAAGAACATCCCCCTCCAAAACGTCATCATCCAGAGAGGTCCTGGAGGGACCCAGACTCTTGTGAGACCAATTCAGCCTAAACCCCATCAAGCCGGGGCTCAGACCGTCTACAGCCTACAGCCCGCAGCCTCCACCTTTGCTAACGCCGCAACTCCCGGAGCGCAGTACACCGCCAACGGCTCCATCGTAGTGCAGCCGCcattggaccagcagcacgcgcaAGCCAACTTGCAACCGGGACAATTCCTGTTGCCCGCTTCTCTGGCGCTCACTCAGCCCGGCGCCGTCCACAACGGCCCCGCGGACCACGGCGCCAGCACACTGATCACCGCTCAGAAGACAGTGCAGATTGTGGCCGGTCAGAACTTCGCCGCACAAGCGGGCGGGCCGCTCATTTTAAACCAGGGCGGAGGGGGCGTGACGCAAACATGGACGAGCACCGCGCACACGGCGTGCTCTACCGGGCGCCTGGCGCTGGTCAACCCGGCGAGTCATGGGCAGGTTTCCGCCTGCCCGGTGCAGCGCCTTCTAGTGACACAAACTCAGAACTGTACGTCATTGTCCCCTTTACCTAACACGGTGACACACGAGCAGGTAACAAGAACACATCAATTGGGTCTTTGTCACGCTCTTATCTCACTTGTCGCATTCTGATTTTGACAGAATTCTTCACTGTCTGCCGTCAAACAAGTGCAGCTTAGCAGCGTTCATGGTAACTTTTCACATTTCTTACTTCTTTATTAAcatttaaattagagatgtccgataatgacttttttgccgatattgtccaactcttaattaccgattccgatatcaaccgatacggatatatacagtcgtggaatgaacacattattatgcctaattttgttgtgatgccccgctggatgcattaaacaatgtaacaaggttttccaaaataaatcaactcaagttatggaaaaaaatgccaacatggcactgccatatttattattgaagtcacaaagtgcttttttttttaacatgcctcaaaacagcaacttggaatttgggatatgctaGCATGAGGCGGTTGGGGGTtggtctaccgtatttttcggactataaatcgcagtttttttcatagtttggccgggggtgtgatttatactctggagcgacttatgtgttgaattattaacacattaccgtaaaatatagcgacgtaccgatagaagaggaagcggcgcattgtctacctttggagttggcagagttgtttagaagcgacaccgaagaagaagattccatcggatttagcgattatgagtaacatattgtttggtaaacatatagcatggttatttgaatgactcttaccgtaatatgttacgttaacatagcaggcacgttctcagttggttatttatgcctagggatgatgtttgataaggaattatcgagttcgagtctattatcgaatcctcttatcgaaccgattccttatcgattctcttatcgagtccagataggttgttgtatatggaaaaaaacacacaatatttggtttaacaaaagctcacttttattatataatagaaaaataaaatctaataaataaataaatattgactgttacccacctaaaaaaataaaataaaataaataaatattgactgttgttacccaaagtatattaagtgggatttttcagagaaacaaatatatacagtaacacaaaaacaacctgtctctgtgatcactataggtgtataaataataatatagtgttaaataaaatcagtcccttgggcactaaactgaaaataatacagctctccaaaaagtgcacttctgctgctatttgacttaactgtttgttatgatgctttgacatttttgcactttatttctttattgaaagaaaattctatgaagagaaaagttctttgcaaatgtggttacaatgctaaaaaatgaaaagttaaagctaaaaaagaaatacactttattgagttaacattatttctttat includes the following:
- the bicral gene encoding BRD4-interacting chromatin-remodeling complex-associated protein-like; translated protein: MDDEDDRHLLDILGDVDALNDYLHGSNSKSIEEDDVANAAYGSDASFFAGDTASANDRLKDGPSSMADFGADPARDGLQLSSSLSFIEDQLGTGSSPGGGVDLGGEDQPFDILQKSLLEADITEQTLAQEALLDSQPAPTLVQAPVSFPSQLASGGYGGGGVTTATALPTGQLLRGVPPLSNGSAQHIQVLGSFGAGGGVMTLSGLERTPQIVLRPAGAVAPAASTPGGQVFAPTQGQLGQVGLPFKNIPLQNVIIQRGPGGTQTLVRPIQPKPHQAGAQTVYSLQPAASTFANAATPGAQYTANGSIVVQPPLDQQHAQANLQPGQFLLPASLALTQPGAVHNGPADHGASTLITAQKTVQIVAGQNFAAQAGGPLILNQGGGGVTQTWTSTAHTACSTGRLALVNPASHGQVSACPVQRLLVTQTQNCTSLSPLPNTVTHEQNSSLSAVKQVQLSSVHAMQTPDLCINTQVSAQKRPAPMPLTKGGMILQQLREDHDRVHTPDRQHFTSFSDVLQRLLPFHVFQGAPPTQEEFSQVDDEFESVATQVLMRTQSMINKYRRLLLAESEQHCSPSSEMVMIDRTFNQEERGNLTQDKRMVLVDPDSFLDDFCCGLKSKRFQEPVPSPPPVCDRNRPDRDLAEPPCRTDSQPGFGDPGGGAQPTVDRPQTSPSENNSVSELKRAQQRFDPAPTCHPQGNHSTFAAPGGQTVDQVAKPLASPRHLDTDSALEAAVNSILEC